The uncultured Desulfovibrio sp. genome contains a region encoding:
- a CDS encoding TlyA family RNA methyltransferase: MPKTPRQRADQLVFEQGLAESREQARRLIMACKIILEQTVPGAPPQVVPKPGHPFAADTVFALLEPERYVSRGAYKLLTILEHFKLDVTDFVCLDAGASTGGFTDCLLQRGAKRVYAVDVGKNQLHERLRADERVINLEGVNLRHAEQSLIPEMVDLVVADVSFISLTLVLPSCMPWLKPGGMLATLIKPQFELGPGETVKGVVRDEAARQRAVDKILLFTQANLALACQGVLPAAIKGPKGNQEYMALFTRQGQANA; this comes from the coding sequence ATGCCAAAAACACCCAGACAACGCGCCGACCAGCTTGTATTTGAGCAGGGCCTTGCGGAAAGCCGCGAACAGGCCCGCCGCCTTATCATGGCGTGCAAGATCATCCTTGAACAGACGGTCCCCGGTGCGCCGCCGCAGGTTGTGCCCAAGCCGGGGCATCCTTTTGCCGCCGACACGGTCTTTGCCCTGCTGGAGCCGGAACGCTACGTGAGCCGTGGCGCTTACAAGCTTTTGACCATCCTTGAACATTTCAAGCTGGATGTGACCGACTTTGTGTGCCTGGACGCGGGTGCTTCCACCGGTGGTTTTACGGACTGCCTGCTGCAAAGGGGGGCCAAACGCGTCTATGCCGTGGATGTGGGCAAAAATCAGTTGCACGAACGCCTGCGCGCCGACGAAAGGGTGATAAACCTTGAAGGCGTCAACCTGCGCCATGCGGAGCAGAGCCTTATCCCCGAGATGGTTGATCTGGTGGTCGCGGACGTTTCCTTTATTTCGCTCACCCTCGTGCTGCCCTCATGCATGCCCTGGCTCAAACCCGGCGGCATGCTCGCCACGCTCATCAAACCGCAATTTGAGCTTGGCCCTGGCGAAACCGTCAAGGGAGTGGTGCGCGATGAGGCCGCACGCCAGCGCGCGGTGGATAAAATCCTGCTCTTCACCCAGGCCAATTTGGCTCTTGCCTGTCAGGGAGTGCTGCCCGCCGCCATCAAGGGTCCCAAGGGCAATCAGGAATACATGGCTCTGTTTACGCGGCAGGGTCAGGCAAACGCATAA
- the rpmE gene encoding 50S ribosomal protein L31, with amino-acid sequence MKNDIHPKVFNATITCACGNEEHVLSTKGEQVSVEVCSACHPFFTGKQRFLDTAGRIDRFRKKYAKFDQ; translated from the coding sequence ATGAAAAATGATATCCATCCCAAAGTGTTCAACGCCACCATCACCTGCGCCTGCGGCAATGAAGAGCACGTGCTCTCCACCAAGGGCGAACAGGTTAGCGTGGAAGTTTGCTCCGCTTGCCACCCTTTCTTCACCGGCAAGCAGCGTTTTCTTGATACCGCTGGTCGTATTGACCGCTTCCGCAAGAAGTACGCCAAGTTTGATCAGTAG
- a CDS encoding DUF1385 domain-containing protein, protein MEGVMMRHGDVYGLAVRQADGVIRAMRCPWFSLTRSPWLKKPFVRGFPVLLETLVNGIKALNRSVEAVAQSEQEEISGWHLVLTLILALLMAVGLFVVVPHLLSLVMLWAHLGGDVEGLSFHLWDGFFKCCIFMGYIKAISYVPDIRRVFQYHGAEHKTIHAYEAGGDVDAAAAMGKSRLHPRCGTTFLLFVISISILLHAVLVPLMLSIYTPQGEVAKHVLTIGVKLLLMVPISALAYELIRYAAKLPEGPLATVLRAPGLALQRLTTYEPDESQLEVAVVALREALGPDDGARVHTVGYTTE, encoded by the coding sequence ATGGAAGGCGTGATGATGCGTCACGGTGATGTCTACGGGCTGGCGGTTCGTCAGGCCGATGGCGTCATTCGTGCCATGCGCTGCCCTTGGTTTTCGCTCACCCGCAGCCCCTGGCTCAAAAAGCCCTTTGTGCGGGGCTTTCCTGTGCTGCTGGAAACTCTGGTCAACGGCATCAAGGCGCTCAACCGCTCGGTTGAAGCTGTGGCCCAGAGCGAGCAGGAGGAAATCTCCGGCTGGCATCTGGTGCTTACGCTGATTCTGGCCCTGCTGATGGCAGTGGGTCTTTTTGTGGTTGTGCCGCACCTGCTCTCGCTGGTGATGCTCTGGGCGCACCTTGGCGGCGATGTGGAAGGGCTTTCGTTCCACCTCTGGGACGGTTTTTTCAAGTGCTGCATCTTCATGGGGTATATCAAGGCAATTTCGTATGTGCCTGATATCCGCCGTGTTTTTCAGTATCATGGGGCAGAACACAAAACCATCCACGCCTATGAGGCGGGGGGGGATGTGGACGCTGCCGCCGCCATGGGCAAAAGCCGCCTGCATCCGCGTTGCGGAACCACGTTTTTGCTGTTTGTCATCAGCATTTCCATATTGCTGCATGCGGTGCTGGTTCCCCTGATGCTGAGCATTTACACGCCGCAGGGTGAGGTTGCCAAACATGTCCTCACCATTGGCGTCAAGCTGTTGCTGATGGTGCCCATCAGCGCGCTGGCCTATGAGCTTATACGTTACGCTGCCAAACTGCCCGAAGGGCCTCTGGCAACGGTGCTGCGCGCGCCGGGGCTGGCCCTCCAGCGGCTCACCACCTATGAGCCTGACGAAAGCCAGCTTGAGGTGGCCGTGGTGGCCCTGCGTGAAGCCCTTGGCCCGGATGATGGCGCGAGGGTGCACACCGTAGGCTACACCACGGAATAG